In Candidatus Eremiobacteraceae bacterium, the genomic stretch CCAGCGCCGTGCTGGCCGCCTGGATCGCGCGCCCGACGTGTTCATCTGCTTGCACGCGTTGCTTGTCGCCAACGCGGACGTTGAGCAGCACTTGCGGATACACGCGCATGATGCGGGCCAGCTCGTGCAGCGAACCGTGTTTCGCTCGCAGGCTCAAGAGCCGCACCGCGGTGGCGATGCCGTCACCGGTCGTGTTCGCTTCGAGGTCGATGATGTGCCCGGACTGCTCGCCGCCGATCCGATACCCGCCGCGCTGCATCGCTTCGACCACGTAGCGGTCGCCGACCGCAGTGCGCTCTAAGGTGATGCCCTCCGACGCGAGAGCGCGTTCCAATCCGACGTTGCTCATGACCGTCGCGACGATCGTGCGTTTGGGCAGCGCGCCGGCGGCGGCCAACTCGCGCGCCCAGATCGCAAGGATGTGATCGCCGGTCACGACGTCGCCGGCCTCGTCGATGAACAGCGCGCGGTCCGCATCCCCGTCGAACGCCACGCCGACGCTGCCCGGATGCCGCGCCACTGCAGCGCGCAGCGGCTCCAGATGGGTCGCGCCGCAGCTCACATTGATGCGCCGTCCATCCGGCTTGCAGTGCAAGGGCACGACCGACGCACCCAAAGTCTCGAACACCCGCGGGGCGATCGCGTACGCCGCGCCGAACGCGGCGTCCACCACGACGAGCGTGCCGCTCAGCGCCGCTCCCAAGGCGACGCAGTGGCGCTCGTAGGCTCCCACGACGCGCTTGCGTTCGAGGATCTCGCCGACCGCAGCGCCGGTCGCTCGCGGCAGCGTGTCGTGTGCGGAGACGAGCGCAGCGATTTCGTCCTCGATCGCGTCAGCGAGCTTGGTGCCGTCCGAGGCGAAGAACTTGAAGCCGTTGTCCTCGATCGGATTGTGCGACGCGGAGATCATCACGCCCGCGCCGGCGCCCAACTGGCGGGTCAAGTAGGCGACTCCCGGCGTCGGGATGATGCCGAGCTTCCAGACATCAAGGCCCACCGATGCCAAGCCCGCGCACAGCGCCGCCTCCAGCATCGGGCCTGACATGCGCGTGTCGCGCCCGACCAGCACCGGGCGTTGCGCGCCGTGCCGCGCGAGCACGAAGCCGCCGGCGCGCCCAAGCGCGAACGCGAGCTCAGGCGTCAGAAATTCATTCGCCACGCCGCGCACGCCGTCGGTGCCGAACAGATCGTTCAACGCGCCGGCCGTGTCAGGTGCGTCTCGATGACCTGCGCCGGCTGCGTGTGCAGCGGCATCCCGCCGGCCAGCGTGCCGAGCAGCGCGTCGAGCGGCACGTGCGATAACAACGCGGTCGCGCCGATGCTCCCGCCGTAGCGCGCCGCCTCGATATCGACGATCTCCAGCGCGCGGGTGAGCGGTGATTTCGAGGGATCGCTGCATTCGATCAAGAGGAAAGGCGCGCCGGAGCGCGCGCTGACGCCGGGATACGCGCCGATGTGCGCCAAGCCGCCGCGTGGCCCCCCGGCCGCGTCGCAGATGCGGCTGAGCGCATGGCCGGGCACGGCATGCAGCATCGCCTTGAGCCATAGCGTCGGCGGCCCGAGCTCTACCGCGACGCCGAGACCGCGGCCGCCGGGTCGAAGGTAGTCAGCCTGTACGCGCGCGATCGAAAACCCGTCGATGCGAAGCACGAACGGCCGATCCGCGACCCATTGCGAAGCCGGCACGGCGCGCCGAGCGGCGTACACGGGCGCGTCCAATGTCTCGCCGAGCATCGCGCATAGCGCGGCTTCGTCTGGCGCCTGCTCGGATGACGCGGAGAGTC encodes the following:
- the glmM gene encoding phosphoglucosamine mutase, with the protein product MNDLFGTDGVRGVANEFLTPELAFALGRAGGFVLARHGAQRPVLVGRDTRMSGPMLEAALCAGLASVGLDVWKLGIIPTPGVAYLTRQLGAGAGVMISASHNPIEDNGFKFFASDGTKLADAIEDEIAALVSAHDTLPRATGAAVGEILERKRVVGAYERHCVALGAALSGTLVVVDAAFGAAYAIAPRVFETLGASVVPLHCKPDGRRINVSCGATHLEPLRAAVARHPGSVGVAFDGDADRALFIDEAGDVVTGDHILAIWARELAAAGALPKRTIVATVMSNVGLERALASEGITLERTAVGDRYVVEAMQRGGYRIGGEQSGHIIDLEANTTGDGIATAVRLLSLRAKHGSLHELARIMRVYPQVLLNVRVGDKQRVQADEHVGRAIQAASTALDGSGRVLVRPSGTEPIIRIMVEGPDEAQIHQLAKTLAAEVEAAASRSES